Proteins co-encoded in one Xanthomonas campestris pv. badrii genomic window:
- the lptE gene encoding LPS assembly lipoprotein LptE, with amino-acid sequence MIRFPTAFAASLVLVSSLTACGFHLRNALALPPDTPAVKVQSAVQYSELAKLLRRGLKAAGATVADEDAKTGFAQLQVLSERWGDLPIAIDSQGRAQEYSLRYAAIFTLTTANGSVLVPQQVIELSRDYVSPPVDATGTATEREILADELRKDMSASILRRIDSVVRARIQRGESLESTPTAPLPQATTPPVQPSTPESSVPASLPPASSSNN; translated from the coding sequence CCTACTGCGTTCGCTGCGTCCCTCGTGCTGGTCTCCAGCCTCACCGCCTGCGGCTTCCATCTGCGCAACGCGCTTGCGTTGCCACCCGACACCCCGGCAGTGAAGGTGCAGTCCGCCGTGCAGTACAGCGAGCTGGCCAAGCTGCTGCGCCGTGGCCTCAAGGCCGCCGGTGCCACCGTGGCCGATGAAGATGCCAAGACCGGCTTTGCGCAGCTGCAGGTGTTGTCCGAACGCTGGGGCGACCTGCCGATCGCCATCGACAGCCAGGGCCGTGCACAGGAATACAGCCTGCGCTACGCCGCCATCTTCACCCTCACCACCGCCAACGGTTCGGTGCTGGTGCCGCAGCAGGTGATCGAACTGTCGCGCGACTACGTGTCGCCGCCGGTGGACGCCACCGGTACTGCGACCGAGCGCGAGATCCTGGCCGACGAACTGCGCAAGGACATGTCCGCATCGATCCTGCGTCGCATCGACAGCGTGGTGCGTGCGCGTATCCAGCGCGGCGAAAGTCTGGAGAGCACCCCGACCGCGCCGCTGCCGCAGGCCACCACTCCGCCGGTGCAGCCGTCCACGCCCGAGTCGAGCGTGCCGGCGTCGCTGCCGCCCGCGTCCTCGTCCAATAACTGA
- a CDS encoding energy transducer TonB, translating into MMVRTHSQVSLRPTGIDASRVLAMSTAVALHLLAGGLLLIPLSYRAVPQPAPEPRWVMPITIETPPEPPKVIPVEVKFTPKTHVPSTPVTVQVKTPVISEAPAVDTASVALPAAADPVGETAPVATTPSSGPVEAGQLQYLSSPAPSYPVAALRAGQQGTVMLRVLVGTDGRPAEVSVQTSSGHRALDLAARSQVLRSWRFQPAMQNGQAVQAYGLVPVSFSLN; encoded by the coding sequence ATGATGGTTCGCACACACTCGCAGGTTTCCCTGCGTCCCACAGGCATCGATGCCTCGCGCGTTCTGGCGATGAGTACCGCGGTGGCCTTGCATTTGCTGGCCGGCGGTTTGTTGTTGATTCCGCTGTCGTATCGGGCGGTTCCGCAGCCTGCGCCGGAACCGCGCTGGGTCATGCCGATCACTATCGAGACCCCGCCGGAGCCACCAAAGGTGATTCCGGTCGAGGTGAAGTTCACTCCGAAGACGCATGTCCCGTCCACGCCGGTGACTGTGCAGGTGAAAACCCCTGTGATCAGTGAAGCGCCGGCGGTGGACACCGCATCGGTGGCACTGCCTGCCGCAGCCGACCCGGTGGGCGAGACTGCACCGGTGGCAACGACACCCAGCAGCGGACCGGTCGAGGCAGGCCAGTTGCAGTATCTGAGTTCCCCAGCGCCGAGCTATCCCGTGGCTGCACTGCGCGCAGGACAGCAAGGCACCGTGATGCTGCGCGTGTTGGTCGGGACCGATGGGCGCCCGGCCGAAGTGAGCGTGCAGACCAGCAGCGGTCATCGCGCGCTCGATCTGGCCGCGCGTAGCCAGGTGCTGCGCAGCTGGCGCTTCCAGCCGGCGATGCAGAATGGCCAGGCGGTGCAGGCTTACGGCCTGGTGCCGGTCAGCTTTTCGCTGAACTGA
- the nadD gene encoding nicotinate-nucleotide adenylyltransferase, whose protein sequence is MRAGRAGGGGTGEGQKQRQQSQRDQRAAFGVTPGSSGSPVPRPQPPFEQGLAQHQQPDQRAAADSATDSPGSPVPGPRSRLPQLHLYYGGTFDPIHLGHLAIACAARDELGAVVHLVPAADPPHRPAPGTTAAQRAQMLALALAGQPGLVLDDRELQRACAGGAPSYTVETLRELRATLGPQTPIAWLLGADAFVELSHWHQWEALFGLAHFVVAARPGTALDLAQAPALAAAVQGRWAASVDELAASPAGRLWRLQQPLRGESASAVRARIASGADWQGLVPAAVAGFIRQHGLYGCARPAS, encoded by the coding sequence GTGAGGGCGGGGAGAGCCGGGGGGGGCGGGACCGGGGAAGGGCAGAAGCAACGGCAGCAGTCGCAACGCGATCAGCGTGCGGCCTTCGGCGTTACGCCTGGCTCCTCCGGGTCCCCGGTCCCCCGTCCCCAGCCCCCGTTCGAGCAAGGGCTAGCGCAGCACCAGCAGCCCGACCAGCGTGCGGCTGCCGACTCCGCAACCGACTCTCCCGGGTCCCCGGTCCCCGGTCCCCGGTCCCGGCTCCCCCAGCTCCATCTTTACTACGGCGGCACCTTCGACCCGATCCACCTGGGCCATCTCGCCATCGCCTGCGCGGCGCGCGACGAGCTCGGCGCGGTGGTGCATCTGGTGCCGGCCGCCGACCCGCCGCATCGTCCCGCGCCCGGCACCACCGCCGCGCAGCGCGCGCAGATGCTGGCACTGGCGCTTGCCGGCCAGCCCGGTCTGGTACTGGATGACCGCGAGTTGCAGCGCGCCTGTGCCGGCGGCGCGCCGTCCTACACGGTGGAGACGCTGCGCGAACTGCGCGCAACGCTCGGCCCGCAAACGCCGATCGCCTGGTTGCTGGGCGCCGACGCCTTCGTCGAGTTGAGCCATTGGCATCAATGGGAAGCGCTGTTCGGGCTGGCGCATTTCGTCGTGGCCGCGCGCCCGGGGACAGCGCTGGATCTGGCTCAGGCGCCCGCGCTCGCTGCCGCAGTGCAGGGCCGATGGGCGGCCAGCGTGGACGAGCTGGCAGCGTCGCCGGCCGGACGACTGTGGCGGCTGCAGCAGCCCTTGCGTGGCGAGTCGGCCAGCGCGGTGCGCGCCCGCATCGCCAGCGGCGCCGACTGGCAGGGATTGGTACCGGCCGCCGTGGCCGGCTTTATCCGCCAGCATGGCCTCTACGGTTGTGCCCGCCCGGCTAGCTGA
- the holA gene encoding DNA polymerase III subunit delta: MELRPEQLAGQSNQPLQPVYLIAGPETLRVLEAADAVRARARAEGISEREVFDADGREFDWNQLDASFNAPSLFSPRRLVEVRLPSGKPGKDGAEVITRFCANPPPDVVLLITANDWSKAHQGKWADAVGRLGTIAVAWAIKPHELSDWIERRLRSQGLRADAAAVQRLSERVEGNLLAAAQEIDKLALLADGKTLDLEAMESLVADAARYDVFRLAETVFSGQPVAVIRMLAGLRAEGEAVAALMPILIKELLRTAALAKVQANGGNLAAEMKSQGIWESRQAPFKRALQRHPEPRRWERFVAEAGLVDRMAKGRADGDAWVSLERLLVAVAEARAVRLLA, from the coding sequence ATGGAACTTCGCCCAGAACAGCTGGCCGGCCAGTCCAACCAGCCCTTGCAGCCGGTCTATCTGATCGCCGGCCCGGAAACCTTGCGCGTGCTCGAGGCCGCCGACGCCGTGCGCGCCCGCGCCCGCGCCGAAGGCATCAGCGAGCGCGAGGTGTTCGATGCCGATGGCCGCGAGTTCGACTGGAACCAGCTCGACGCCAGCTTCAACGCGCCCAGCCTGTTCAGCCCGCGCCGGCTGGTGGAAGTGCGCCTGCCCAGCGGCAAGCCGGGCAAGGACGGCGCCGAGGTCATCACCCGTTTCTGCGCCAACCCGCCGCCGGACGTGGTGCTGCTGATCACCGCCAATGACTGGAGCAAGGCGCACCAGGGCAAGTGGGCCGACGCGGTGGGCCGTCTGGGCACCATCGCGGTGGCCTGGGCGATCAAGCCGCACGAACTGTCCGACTGGATCGAACGCCGCCTGCGCAGCCAGGGCCTGCGCGCCGACGCGGCTGCGGTGCAGCGGTTGAGCGAGCGGGTGGAAGGCAACCTGCTGGCCGCCGCGCAGGAAATCGACAAGCTCGCGCTGCTGGCCGACGGCAAGACGCTGGATCTGGAGGCAATGGAATCGCTGGTGGCCGACGCGGCGCGTTACGACGTGTTCCGCCTGGCCGAGACCGTGTTTTCGGGCCAGCCGGTCGCGGTGATCCGCATGCTGGCCGGCCTGCGCGCCGAGGGTGAGGCGGTTGCCGCGTTGATGCCGATCCTGATCAAGGAACTGCTGCGCACCGCCGCGCTGGCCAAGGTGCAGGCCAACGGCGGCAACCTGGCCGCTGAAATGAAATCGCAGGGCATCTGGGAATCCCGCCAGGCCCCGTTCAAGCGCGCGCTGCAGCGCCACCCCGAACCGCGCCGCTGGGAGCGCTTCGTCGCCGAGGCCGGGCTGGTCGACCGCATGGCCAAGGGCCGCGCCGATGGTGACGCCTGGGTGAGCCTGGAGCGCCTGCTGGTCGCCGTGGCCGAAGCGCGCGCGGTGAGATTGCTGGCGTGA
- a CDS encoding J domain-containing protein, with protein MSRKPTSSSQAVPFVSALQQLSLVPGQAGGQEMSPARKRFDRLLRDLQRHRAQLHAWRDAVDQWRARYLAEVVPLLDQQRALEIEQIHLLDNIAATVKLSKTDAAFVSDEICDLAGPLIEAGHVELKPVYERHSEIGYDEEMNESDAMMKHVIGQLYGLDPEEVDSVDSPEALFERVNARLDQAQADADHAREQAKQQAGQQRRRRSGKKAASRQTEPPPLRELYRKLASSLHPDRASDAGDHATRTALMQRLNAAYKANDLLGLLELQAEIGLLDAQGVDAINPVRLQEYNRELDRQCKELKHQLALHAMDFCDEYGLDLPAQPKPEQLGRLLTHYKRDVSDEVGELQHEVRELQALGDARSIKRWLKLQQQHDRFLFY; from the coding sequence ATGTCCCGCAAGCCCACGTCATCTTCGCAAGCGGTGCCTTTCGTCAGTGCCCTGCAGCAACTGAGCCTGGTCCCGGGGCAGGCCGGCGGCCAGGAGATGTCGCCAGCGCGCAAGCGCTTCGACCGGCTGCTGCGCGATCTGCAGCGCCATCGTGCCCAGTTGCACGCCTGGCGCGACGCGGTGGACCAGTGGCGCGCACGCTACCTCGCCGAGGTGGTGCCGTTGTTGGATCAACAACGTGCGCTGGAGATCGAACAGATCCATCTTCTGGACAACATCGCTGCCACGGTCAAGCTGAGCAAGACCGACGCTGCGTTCGTGTCGGACGAGATCTGCGATCTGGCCGGCCCGCTGATCGAGGCCGGCCATGTCGAGCTCAAGCCCGTCTACGAGCGTCACAGCGAGATCGGCTACGACGAAGAAATGAACGAGTCCGACGCGATGATGAAACACGTCATCGGTCAACTATATGGACTGGACCCGGAAGAGGTGGATTCGGTCGATTCGCCCGAGGCGCTCTTCGAGCGGGTCAACGCGCGCCTGGATCAGGCGCAGGCAGACGCCGACCACGCGCGCGAACAGGCCAAGCAGCAGGCTGGCCAGCAACGGCGTCGCCGCTCGGGCAAAAAAGCCGCTTCGCGGCAGACCGAGCCGCCTCCGTTGCGCGAGCTGTATCGCAAGCTGGCCAGCAGCCTGCACCCGGATCGGGCCAGCGACGCAGGCGATCACGCCACCCGCACGGCGCTGATGCAGCGGCTCAATGCCGCCTACAAGGCGAACGATCTGCTGGGCCTGCTCGAACTGCAGGCGGAGATCGGTCTGCTGGATGCGCAGGGGGTGGATGCGATCAACCCTGTTCGATTGCAGGAGTACAACCGCGAGCTTGACCGTCAGTGCAAGGAGCTCAAGCACCAGCTGGCCCTGCACGCGATGGATTTTTGCGACGAGTACGGACTGGACCTGCCGGCGCAACCCAAGCCGGAACAGCTGGGCAGGCTGCTGACCCACTACAAGCGGGATGTGTCCGACGAGGTGGGCGAGCTGCAGCACGAGGTGCGCGAGTTGCAGGCGCTGGGCGATGCGCGGTCGATCAAGCGCTGGCTCAAGCTGCAACAGCAACACGACCGCTTCCTGTTTTACTGA
- the rlmH gene encoding 23S rRNA (pseudouridine(1915)-N(3))-methyltransferase RlmH: MKCRLIATGERAPSWVAQGFAEYQKRLSHWMPLELVEIEPGLRGKGRDAQRAIDDEGRRVLAALPKNAHVVALDVPGRPLSSEQLAQRMEHWRSQGRDLAFLIGGPEGHAADVLKSASESWSIGPLTLPHMLVRLIVAEQLYRAAAMLANHPYHRA, from the coding sequence ATGAAATGCCGATTGATCGCCACTGGCGAACGCGCTCCGTCGTGGGTGGCGCAGGGGTTTGCCGAATATCAGAAACGTCTCTCGCACTGGATGCCGCTGGAGCTGGTCGAGATCGAACCCGGCCTGCGCGGCAAGGGACGCGACGCGCAGCGTGCCATCGACGACGAGGGCCGCCGCGTGCTGGCGGCGTTGCCGAAGAACGCGCATGTGGTGGCGCTGGACGTACCGGGCCGCCCGCTCAGTTCAGAGCAGCTGGCCCAGCGCATGGAGCACTGGCGCAGCCAAGGGCGCGACCTGGCATTCCTGATCGGCGGCCCGGAGGGTCATGCCGCGGACGTACTGAAAAGCGCCAGCGAAAGCTGGTCGATCGGCCCGTTGACCCTGCCGCACATGCTGGTGCGCCTGATCGTGGCCGAGCAGCTGTACCGCGCGGCGGCCATGTTGGCCAATCACCCTTACCATCGCGCCTGA
- a CDS encoding PhoX family protein, whose amino-acid sequence MPIFDPARRQVLKGSAAVMAAGALGCLSALQSRQAQAATSASLRLAPVPSRYGPLAPVADQSTGLPLLQLPRGFSYRSFGWSGDRMDDGQPCPDRHDGMAVVGLRRPGWRPGSDPLRGLEYVLIRNHERGAGSAFRAPAMYDTGIVSGTQSAGGGTTTLSYGRRGWGSLEPSLGGTLVNCAGGPTPWGTWLSCEEIKTNAVSSTGRKHGYVFEVDPDSHRTTGRPLVGMGRFSHEAVAIDPRTGIVYLTEDDRNKAGLYRFIPNDRRGRNGSLENGGRLQAARVRGRRNADLTVASIGQQFQLEWVDIEEPDLDSIAAPAGFADIGANDTLSGPFAQAWADGALRMSRGEGIWYSYGKLFIVDTSTGVDAQGRRGYGNGAVWVLDLFTQRLSALFVSGNQLAAHNPDNVTVSARGGVVLCEDGGESPDEYGPGARLLGLTRQGESFYLAKNNVQLTSQQIADAGKTIAEGDYRDTEFCGACWDPLARTLFVNIQTPGITLAITGPWERGPL is encoded by the coding sequence ATGCCGATTTTCGATCCCGCCCGCCGCCAGGTTCTCAAGGGAAGCGCCGCCGTGATGGCCGCTGGCGCCCTTGGCTGCTTGAGCGCCTTGCAATCGCGCCAGGCCCAGGCCGCCACGTCCGCGTCGCTGCGGCTTGCGCCGGTTCCCAGCCGTTACGGCCCGCTGGCACCGGTGGCCGACCAGAGCACCGGACTGCCGCTGCTGCAGCTGCCACGCGGTTTCAGCTACCGCTCGTTCGGCTGGAGCGGCGACCGCATGGACGATGGCCAGCCCTGCCCCGACCGTCACGACGGCATGGCCGTGGTCGGCCTGCGCCGACCCGGCTGGCGCCCGGGCAGCGACCCGCTGCGCGGCCTGGAGTACGTGTTGATCCGCAACCACGAACGCGGCGCGGGTAGCGCGTTCCGCGCCCCTGCGATGTACGACACCGGCATCGTCAGCGGCACCCAGTCCGCTGGCGGCGGCACCACCACGCTGAGTTACGGCCGCCGTGGCTGGGGCAGCCTGGAACCCAGCCTGGGCGGCACCCTGGTCAACTGCGCCGGCGGCCCGACCCCGTGGGGCACCTGGCTGAGTTGCGAAGAGATCAAGACCAATGCGGTGTCCAGCACCGGCCGCAAGCACGGCTACGTGTTCGAAGTGGACCCGGACAGCCACCGCACCACCGGCCGGCCGCTGGTGGGCATGGGCCGTTTCAGCCACGAGGCGGTGGCGATCGACCCGCGCACCGGCATCGTCTATCTCACCGAGGACGACCGCAACAAGGCCGGGCTCTATCGCTTCATTCCCAACGACCGCCGTGGGCGTAACGGATCGCTGGAAAACGGCGGGCGGCTGCAGGCCGCGCGCGTGCGCGGGCGCCGCAACGCCGATCTGACCGTGGCCAGCATCGGCCAGCAGTTCCAGCTGGAATGGGTGGATATCGAAGAACCGGATCTGGACAGCATCGCCGCGCCGGCAGGCTTTGCCGATATCGGCGCCAACGACACCTTGAGCGGCCCATTCGCACAGGCCTGGGCCGATGGCGCGCTGCGCATGAGCCGCGGCGAAGGCATCTGGTACAGCTACGGCAAACTGTTCATCGTCGACACCAGCACCGGCGTGGATGCACAGGGCCGGCGCGGCTACGGCAATGGCGCGGTGTGGGTGCTGGACCTGTTCACCCAGCGCCTGAGCGCGCTGTTCGTCAGCGGCAACCAGCTGGCCGCGCACAACCCCGACAACGTCACCGTCAGCGCGCGCGGCGGCGTGGTGTTGTGCGAGGACGGCGGCGAAAGCCCGGACGAATACGGACCGGGCGCACGCCTGCTGGGCCTGACCCGCCAGGGCGAGTCGTTCTATCTGGCCAAGAACAATGTGCAGCTCACCTCGCAGCAGATCGCCGATGCCGGCAAGACCATTGCCGAAGGCGACTACCGCGACACCGAGTTCTGCGGCGCCTGCTGGGACCCGTTGGCGCGCACCCTGTTCGTCAATATCCAGACCCCGGGCATCACCCTGGCCATCACCGGGCCGTGGGAACGCGGGCCGCTGTGA
- a CDS encoding tetratricopeptide repeat-containing sulfotransferase family protein, which produces MSTSATPSYTELLLRADTTAAAKDYTKATALYLEAQRRAPEDAQPRLQLSYVYSLRGEYRLARQQALEARHSTRLTTDQLRELIARLRTFNEIPAMLACIDRLKPLSRIPIPLLISIAAHLTYVNLPERALTYLDEAKRADPNYPVTLFARGQILTYLGRFSEAQDDLSAGLRRAPEIAQGYWLQSQLRTQSQSSNHIDQIRKQLHKPNRTDRDIALLAFALHKELDDIGDHPNAWKALMMGCRSKRSTLQYSTRQSAALFAELSKYRPQPPNRQTVTPPQTVPIFIVGMHRSGTTLLEQLICASPLVHAAGELYDFTTAMRQVTNHHCKGVIDLEIALRAQSSDIGTAGTHYSSSVQWRLEGQRHFTDKLPSNFLNAGYIAQTLPHAKILHMVRDPAETCFSNLRELFSEANPYSYDMDELADFHDLYRQLMDHWHLQFPGRILDVSYSRLTSDTRAVMQEVATFCDLPFDEGMLRTDASKRPVVTASAVQVRGNVRAALVPKWQAYRNELKPLLDRLTS; this is translated from the coding sequence ATGAGCACCTCCGCGACACCCAGCTATACAGAACTGCTACTGCGTGCCGACACTACTGCGGCAGCGAAGGATTACACCAAAGCGACCGCACTCTATCTTGAAGCGCAGCGACGCGCGCCGGAAGATGCGCAGCCGCGACTGCAACTTTCTTATGTCTACTCACTGCGCGGAGAATACCGACTTGCGCGCCAGCAAGCGCTGGAAGCGCGACACAGCACGCGATTGACCACCGATCAGCTTCGCGAACTCATTGCGCGCCTGCGCACGTTCAACGAGATCCCGGCGATGCTGGCATGTATTGATCGACTCAAACCACTTTCGCGCATCCCGATCCCGCTACTGATCAGCATCGCCGCCCACCTGACCTACGTCAATCTGCCAGAACGCGCACTCACCTATCTGGACGAGGCGAAACGGGCCGATCCGAATTACCCAGTGACCTTGTTCGCGCGAGGACAGATCCTGACGTATCTAGGACGCTTTAGCGAAGCGCAGGACGACCTGAGTGCCGGTCTACGCCGCGCGCCGGAGATCGCGCAAGGCTATTGGCTGCAGTCGCAGCTCCGCACGCAGAGCCAGTCGAGCAATCACATCGACCAGATTCGCAAACAGCTGCACAAGCCGAATCGAACCGATAGAGATATTGCATTACTTGCGTTCGCCCTGCACAAAGAACTCGACGACATAGGCGATCACCCTAACGCTTGGAAGGCGTTGATGATGGGGTGCCGTTCAAAGCGCTCAACCTTGCAGTATTCAACCCGACAGAGCGCAGCGCTATTTGCGGAGCTGAGTAAATATCGCCCGCAGCCCCCAAATCGACAAACGGTTACGCCGCCGCAGACGGTGCCGATTTTCATCGTCGGCATGCACCGTTCAGGCACGACACTGCTTGAACAATTAATCTGCGCATCACCTCTGGTACACGCTGCGGGGGAACTCTATGATTTCACCACCGCGATGCGTCAGGTCACCAACCATCATTGCAAAGGTGTGATCGACCTCGAGATCGCACTACGCGCGCAGAGCAGCGACATCGGCACTGCAGGCACGCATTATTCCAGCAGCGTCCAGTGGCGCCTGGAAGGGCAACGCCACTTCACTGACAAGTTGCCATCCAACTTCCTCAATGCGGGCTACATCGCGCAGACCTTGCCGCATGCAAAGATCCTGCACATGGTGCGCGACCCAGCGGAAACCTGTTTTTCGAATTTACGCGAATTGTTCTCTGAAGCGAATCCGTACAGCTATGACATGGATGAATTAGCCGATTTTCATGATCTATACCGCCAACTGATGGACCATTGGCACCTACAGTTTCCAGGCCGCATTCTGGATGTCAGCTATTCACGCCTGACGTCCGACACTAGAGCCGTCATGCAGGAAGTTGCGACGTTTTGCGACCTTCCGTTCGACGAAGGCATGCTCCGAACCGATGCAAGCAAGCGCCCTGTCGTCACTGCAAGCGCGGTCCAGGTACGCGGAAACGTACGTGCTGCATTGGTTCCAAAATGGCAGGCCTATCGCAACGAACTGAAGCCCCTCTTAGATCGGCTTACGTCATGA
- the rsfS gene encoding ribosome silencing factor, whose protein sequence is MTSPAQVIKTSIPNPPPSVPALLATVRDAVEELKAKDVVEIDVRGKSSVCDYMVIASGTSTRHVKSIADEVVKFAKRLDVMPLGVEGEREAEWVLVDLGDVVVHVMLPRVREFYALERLWTVGDQRPDDGDVADSE, encoded by the coding sequence TTGACCAGTCCAGCCCAAGTCATCAAGACCTCCATCCCGAATCCGCCGCCGTCCGTGCCGGCCCTGTTGGCCACCGTGCGTGACGCCGTCGAGGAACTGAAAGCCAAGGACGTGGTCGAGATCGATGTGCGCGGCAAGTCCAGCGTCTGCGACTACATGGTGATCGCGTCCGGCACCTCGACCCGCCACGTCAAGTCGATCGCCGACGAAGTGGTCAAGTTCGCCAAGCGCCTGGATGTGATGCCGCTGGGCGTGGAAGGCGAGCGCGAAGCCGAATGGGTGCTGGTGGACCTGGGCGACGTGGTGGTGCACGTGATGCTGCCGCGCGTGCGCGAGTTCTACGCGCTGGAGCGCCTGTGGACGGTGGGCGACCAGCGCCCGGACGACGGTGACGTCGCCGATTCCGAGTAA